From Synoicihabitans lomoniglobus, the proteins below share one genomic window:
- a CDS encoding DEAD/DEAH box helicase: MSAVFTPAPRSCQRPPSMLRILLPPNLATTAPRDSIALKVEVDLSRPPASEILPALAALQRFGAVPAPVLFLQTTRAQLHELLTLLRGQSVFAFVNAPAKTLLWVGPILRGVSEHVNPPPAEISKPQGSPSKRHDAGGSASSRQSKIQHRKSQIDQDLTPMRVDGSENFLAISLPSRDSQAYGPALDLLKDNGFRLEPSNRKWWLRDRHKTLNFLARHMSALHEEFHAEFTANFERNTDHITIADIEAKVTEARDGYDVTLGLAAGDAASSELTSAITTNRGYIESGKQIFLIDQEVIAQVGAAQSALAGEQTALGGARQTHRVSAARVAEIDDLLEELAPGFQPPQTWRTRSNALRDLSTLQPAPLPADLAALLRPYQKLGVAWLQHLHRNELGGILADEMGLGKTLQALSLIAALHASEGPAPVLVIAPASLVENWRREAVRFTPQLRVFVHHGASRLNTGTDVPRHDLILTSYATLANDRAIFAANRFRTVIADEAQHIKNRRTRNAKALRALDAESRFLLTGTPLENSLEDLRSLFEFLLPGFVKPVPTGTRGDERRWHDDLLRTQTAPYILRRTKTAVAPELPPKIEQVIYCDLTSQQSALYRRTQEESERALFDLQASGASENKMRFATLTQLLRLRQTCCDPRLVQPEAAPEWSAKLAAFRELLDEIVDEGHRVLVFSQFTSLLALMRAELDANETPYAYLDGAMSPKARQAAVDRFQNDDSVPVFFLSLKAGGTGLNLTGADTVIHMDPWWNPAVEAQATDRAHRIGQDRVVTSYKLICSNTVEEKVLGLQETKRALLADVFEASDAASSQLELGDLRDLLK, translated from the coding sequence ATGAGCGCGGTCTTTACGCCCGCCCCTCGGTCCTGCCAACGTCCGCCGTCCATGCTGCGCATCCTGCTTCCGCCCAATCTTGCCACCACCGCTCCGCGCGACTCCATCGCGCTCAAGGTCGAGGTCGACCTGAGCCGTCCGCCCGCCTCCGAAATCCTGCCCGCTCTCGCCGCCCTGCAACGCTTCGGTGCCGTGCCCGCGCCGGTGCTTTTCCTGCAAACCACGCGCGCCCAACTGCACGAACTACTCACCCTGCTGCGCGGCCAATCGGTTTTCGCCTTCGTTAACGCCCCCGCCAAAACCCTCCTCTGGGTCGGCCCCATCCTGCGCGGCGTCTCCGAACACGTGAATCCGCCTCCGGCGGAAATTTCCAAACCTCAAGGATCACCTTCCAAGAGGCATGACGCCGGCGGTTCCGCGTCCTCCCGGCAATCGAAAATCCAGCATCGAAAATCCCAAATCGATCAGGATCTCACGCCGATGCGCGTCGACGGTTCCGAAAACTTCCTCGCCATCTCCCTGCCGTCGCGCGACTCGCAGGCCTACGGCCCCGCGCTCGACCTGCTCAAGGACAACGGCTTTCGCCTCGAACCTTCCAACCGCAAGTGGTGGCTGCGCGACCGCCACAAGACGCTCAACTTCCTCGCCCGGCACATGTCCGCCCTCCATGAGGAATTTCACGCCGAGTTCACCGCCAACTTCGAGCGCAATACCGATCACATCACCATCGCCGACATCGAGGCCAAGGTCACCGAAGCCCGCGACGGTTACGATGTGACGCTCGGCCTCGCCGCCGGTGATGCCGCCTCCTCCGAGCTCACCTCCGCGATCACCACCAACCGCGGCTACATCGAGTCCGGGAAACAGATCTTCCTCATCGACCAGGAGGTCATCGCCCAGGTCGGCGCCGCCCAGAGCGCGCTCGCCGGCGAACAAACCGCCCTCGGCGGAGCCCGCCAGACCCATCGCGTTTCCGCCGCCCGCGTCGCCGAGATCGACGACCTCCTCGAAGAACTCGCCCCCGGCTTCCAGCCCCCCCAGACGTGGCGCACCCGCAGCAACGCCTTGCGCGATCTCTCCACGTTGCAACCGGCCCCGCTGCCCGCCGATCTCGCCGCGCTCCTGCGTCCCTACCAGAAGCTCGGCGTCGCCTGGCTGCAGCATCTCCACCGCAACGAACTCGGCGGCATTCTCGCCGACGAAATGGGTCTCGGTAAAACCCTCCAGGCCCTCTCGCTCATTGCCGCGTTGCACGCCAGCGAAGGCCCCGCCCCCGTGTTGGTCATCGCCCCCGCTTCCCTCGTGGAAAACTGGCGCCGTGAGGCCGTGCGTTTCACGCCGCAACTCCGCGTCTTCGTTCATCACGGTGCCTCGCGGCTCAATACCGGCACCGACGTCCCCCGCCACGATCTCATCCTCACGTCCTACGCCACCCTCGCCAACGACCGCGCCATCTTCGCCGCCAATCGTTTTCGCACCGTCATCGCCGACGAAGCGCAGCACATCAAAAACCGCCGCACGCGCAACGCCAAGGCCCTGCGCGCCCTCGATGCCGAAAGCCGTTTTCTCCTCACCGGCACCCCGCTGGAAAACTCGCTCGAGGATCTGCGTTCGCTCTTCGAATTCCTGCTGCCCGGCTTCGTCAAACCCGTGCCCACCGGCACCCGCGGCGACGAGCGACGATGGCACGACGATCTGCTGCGCACGCAGACCGCGCCCTACATCCTGCGTCGCACCAAGACCGCCGTTGCGCCTGAACTCCCACCCAAAATCGAGCAGGTCATCTACTGCGATCTCACCTCGCAGCAGTCCGCCCTTTACCGCCGCACGCAGGAAGAAAGCGAACGCGCCCTGTTCGATCTGCAAGCCAGCGGCGCCTCGGAGAACAAGATGCGTTTTGCCACGCTCACGCAGTTGCTGCGCCTGCGCCAAACCTGCTGTGACCCGCGCCTGGTGCAACCCGAGGCCGCGCCCGAATGGTCGGCCAAACTCGCCGCCTTTCGTGAGCTCCTCGACGAAATCGTCGATGAGGGTCACCGCGTATTGGTCTTCTCCCAGTTCACGTCGTTGCTCGCCCTCATGCGCGCCGAACTCGACGCCAACGAAACGCCCTACGCCTACCTCGACGGCGCCATGTCGCCCAAAGCTCGCCAAGCCGCCGTCGACCGCTTCCAGAACGACGACAGCGTGCCCGTCTTCTTCCTCTCGCTCAAAGCCGGCGGCACCGGACTCAATCTCACCGGCGCCGACACCGTCATCCACATGGAC
- a CDS encoding RNA polymerase sigma factor has translation MSHDVFNQLVDAHYTPLYRFALSLARREADACDLVQQTFFIWAKSGHQLRETAKAKTWLFTTLYREFLRGRRRDQRSQSIEDLPPSAQDVPSEDVDHARRLDGQQIVAALQDVDEVFRAPLTLFYLEDLSYQEIAETLDVPIGTVMSRLSRGKAQLRKLVARLEAGRSTEGGIVEFPKINKGGVNR, from the coding sequence ATGAGTCACGATGTCTTTAACCAGCTGGTGGATGCGCATTATACGCCGCTTTATCGTTTCGCGCTAAGTTTGGCGCGGCGGGAGGCCGATGCGTGTGATCTCGTGCAGCAGACGTTCTTCATCTGGGCGAAGAGCGGGCATCAACTACGCGAGACGGCGAAGGCCAAAACGTGGCTGTTTACCACGCTCTACCGCGAGTTCCTGCGGGGGCGGCGTCGGGACCAGCGTTCGCAGTCGATCGAGGATTTACCGCCGTCAGCCCAGGATGTGCCGAGCGAGGATGTCGATCACGCCCGGCGGTTGGACGGACAACAGATCGTCGCCGCGCTGCAGGATGTCGACGAAGTGTTTCGGGCGCCGCTGACGCTGTTTTACCTCGAAGACCTGAGTTATCAGGAGATCGCGGAGACGCTGGATGTGCCGATTGGCACGGTGATGTCGCGGCTGTCGCGAGGTAAGGCGCAGTTGCGTAAACTGGTCGCGCGCCTCGAGGCGGGTCGGTCGACCGAAGGCGGCATAGTGGAATTTCCCAAAATCAATAAAGGAGGGGTCAACCGATGA